A window from Halomicrobium urmianum encodes these proteins:
- a CDS encoding DUF4129 domain-containing protein — MKRETGFRIAVAVLSIVAVGASATSIQSTVTTEASDVIDPDYDRLPIDRGQGAEISREITKPAEDGDVGSSDSDGTDRADGSESESSASASQASERQSESSNRQQSDASSQREQSAADSDQETSADSGEGPSPGTPDLLDRLLALLTDLLPTLVTFALALAASEAVARYRDRLLAALGLAADEPEAEAAESEAAGTPERAPANAVERVWAEMLRRLDVDRTGHMTPEEVARAAVDAGFDPDAVRTLTETFVEVRYGDRPVTEDRERVASRVRRQFDGGREVTDGGETR; from the coding sequence ATGAAGCGGGAGACAGGATTCCGGATCGCCGTCGCCGTTCTCTCCATCGTCGCCGTGGGGGCGTCGGCCACGTCCATCCAGTCCACGGTGACGACCGAGGCCAGCGACGTGATCGATCCCGACTACGACCGATTGCCGATCGACCGCGGGCAGGGAGCCGAGATCTCGAGGGAGATAACCAAGCCCGCCGAGGACGGCGACGTCGGGTCGTCAGACTCGGACGGGACGGACCGCGCCGACGGGAGCGAATCAGAGTCGTCGGCCAGCGCCAGCCAGGCGAGTGAGCGGCAGAGCGAGTCTTCGAATCGGCAGCAGAGCGACGCTAGCAGTCAGCGCGAGCAGAGCGCTGCCGACAGCGACCAGGAGACGTCGGCGGACTCCGGGGAGGGACCGAGCCCGGGGACGCCGGACCTCCTCGATCGGCTCCTCGCGCTGCTGACGGACCTGCTTCCGACGCTGGTGACGTTCGCACTGGCGCTCGCCGCGTCCGAAGCGGTCGCCCGCTACCGGGACCGGCTGCTCGCCGCGCTCGGACTGGCGGCGGACGAACCGGAGGCCGAGGCGGCGGAGAGCGAGGCCGCCGGGACACCCGAGCGGGCACCGGCGAACGCCGTCGAGCGCGTCTGGGCCGAGATGCTCCGGCGGCTGGACGTCGACCGGACCGGGCACATGACGCCCGAGGAAGTCGCCCGTGCGGCCGTCGACGCCGGGTTCGATCCCGACGCCGTCCGGACGCTGACGGAGACGTTCGTCGAGGTCCGCTACGGCGACCGCCCCGTGACCGAGGACCGCGAGCGAGTCGCCAGCCGCGTCCGGCGCCAGTTCGACGGCGGGCGCGAGGTCACCGACGGAGGGGAGACTCGATGA
- a CDS encoding DUF58 domain-containing protein has protein sequence MTDRTDTGRWRGVVALSLFAGTVGLLAQRPAVLLLAAVGAGYAVYPRLVPSPPEPVVAVERTVSPASPDPGERVDVSVTVRNEADRWLPDVRIVDGVPALLPVVDGTPRRATALAPGGETTLEYAVEASEGKHRFRPVTVLSRNLAGAAERRATAAEPTVLDCGASVSATALRDLTSERAGELRSDVGGSGLEFHRAREYRQGDPMRQVDWRRFAKSGELGTIEYAEERSASVALCVDVGAGAGDRSAAEAVARCVGAADRLAGALVDANHEVGLASHGSPWYWLPPKPGSAHLAQLRRALDSHPAFVPGSAAGSADVPEPADGSDALGTEVPSGGILSPRADASASATGTSPEASAALSDGGRPVEDESSDRERGVGALRERLDSTTQVLLLSPLADDGVVDSVRTLEAAGNVVTVVSPGPGETDSVGTRLAAVERDARVRTLRRIGIPVVDWAPGENLENAIELTMGRSG, from the coding sequence ATGACGGACCGCACGGACACCGGGCGGTGGCGCGGCGTCGTCGCGCTGTCGCTGTTCGCCGGGACCGTCGGCCTGCTCGCCCAGCGGCCCGCCGTGTTGCTGCTGGCCGCCGTCGGCGCGGGCTACGCCGTCTACCCGCGGCTCGTCCCGTCCCCGCCGGAGCCCGTCGTAGCGGTCGAGCGGACCGTCTCGCCGGCGTCCCCCGACCCCGGGGAGCGCGTGGACGTGTCCGTCACCGTTAGGAACGAGGCGGACCGCTGGCTGCCCGACGTGCGCATCGTGGACGGCGTGCCGGCGCTGCTGCCCGTCGTCGACGGCACGCCGCGGCGCGCGACCGCGCTCGCCCCCGGCGGGGAGACGACGCTGGAGTACGCCGTGGAAGCGTCGGAGGGGAAGCACCGGTTCCGGCCCGTGACCGTCCTGTCGCGAAACCTCGCCGGCGCCGCCGAGCGGCGGGCGACCGCGGCGGAGCCCACCGTCCTCGACTGCGGCGCGTCGGTGTCGGCCACCGCGCTCAGGGACCTGACCAGCGAGCGCGCCGGCGAGTTGCGCTCCGACGTCGGCGGGAGCGGCCTGGAGTTCCACCGCGCCCGCGAGTACCGCCAGGGCGATCCGATGCGGCAGGTGGACTGGCGGCGCTTCGCCAAGAGCGGCGAACTCGGAACCATCGAGTACGCGGAGGAGCGGTCCGCTTCGGTGGCGCTCTGCGTCGACGTCGGCGCCGGAGCCGGGGACCGCTCCGCCGCGGAGGCCGTCGCTCGCTGCGTCGGCGCGGCCGATCGGCTCGCCGGCGCCCTCGTCGACGCCAACCACGAGGTCGGCCTGGCGTCCCACGGGTCGCCGTGGTACTGGCTCCCCCCGAAGCCGGGGAGCGCTCACCTCGCGCAGTTGCGCCGGGCGCTCGACTCGCACCCGGCCTTCGTCCCGGGATCGGCGGCCGGGAGCGCCGACGTTCCGGAGCCGGCGGACGGCAGCGACGCCCTCGGAACGGAGGTTCCCTCCGGCGGGATTCTGTCGCCGCGCGCGGACGCGAGTGCGTCCGCTACCGGGACGTCCCCCGAGGCATCCGCCGCGCTCTCGGACGGCGGCCGACCGGTGGAGGACGAGTCGTCCGACCGGGAGCGCGGGGTCGGTGCGCTCCGGGAGCGGCTCGATTCGACGACGCAGGTCCTGCTGCTCTCGCCGCTGGCCGACGACGGCGTCGTCGACTCCGTCCGGACGCTGGAGGCCGCGGGCAACGTCGTGACCGTCGTCAGCCCCGGTCCCGGCGAGACCGACTCCGTCGGGACGCGGCTGGCGGCGGTCGAGCGCGACGCGCGGGTCCGGACGCTGCGTCGGATCGGGATTCCGGTCGTCGACTGGGCCCCCGGAGAGAACCTGGAGAACGCCATCGAACTCACGATGGGGCGGTCCGGATGA
- a CDS encoding DUF7269 family protein, giving the protein MTLDRTATRTVGLGLLALAALALVSPAVEQLIPTEAAVEGLGNDYLLVAAVGVISIAGTVGVLVLRTAIGVTEARPPAVEAIERGTPGRELDATLAGLPSVRTTARERAVHDRLRAAAVATVAETARCDGAEARERVDRGEWTDDETAAAFVASDELEPPSLVRRALSGFRGEHWFRRRVDATVAALERRREDRT; this is encoded by the coding sequence ATGACGCTCGACCGGACCGCGACGCGGACGGTCGGGCTCGGCCTGCTCGCGCTCGCCGCTCTCGCGCTCGTCTCGCCCGCCGTCGAGCAGTTGATCCCGACCGAGGCCGCCGTGGAGGGGCTCGGCAACGACTACCTGCTGGTCGCCGCGGTCGGAGTGATATCGATCGCCGGGACGGTCGGCGTTCTGGTGCTGCGGACGGCGATCGGAGTGACGGAGGCCCGGCCGCCGGCCGTCGAGGCGATCGAGCGCGGGACGCCGGGTCGTGAACTCGACGCGACGCTCGCCGGCCTGCCGTCTGTCCGGACGACGGCGCGGGAGCGCGCCGTTCACGATCGGCTCCGGGCGGCCGCCGTGGCGACGGTCGCCGAGACCGCGCGCTGCGACGGGGCCGAGGCCCGCGAGCGCGTCGACCGCGGCGAGTGGACCGACGACGAGACGGCGGCGGCCTTCGTCGCGAGCGACGAACTCGAACCGCCGTCGCTGGTCCGCCGGGCCCTGAGTGGATTCCGCGGAGAGCACTGGTTCCGCCGGCGGGTCGACGCGACGGTCGCCGCGCTGGAGCGGCGACGGGAGGACCGGACATGA